From Natronorubrum halophilum, a single genomic window includes:
- a CDS encoding CNNM domain-containing protein — protein sequence MGPLEISGRVLAGILLIALNAFFVATEFGLTRARQYPKSEFDTPSLELAWEMTEDLEFYLTSCQIWISGTSIALGIVAEPGLAALFEPLFENTVLASVGAGSMLGFLLINLIHLTHGEQTPTYLGVERSKQVCKYGARPLYWFAKVLAPAIWFGDWIAKKTLGLFGIEMTGAWRETEQDVIKSRADLRNQLGSVLDEGNLSDERREEVMNAFQIGDQPIRELMVPPEEFVVLSIEDDPEENFKKMEDRPQTRYPLIGEELTDFQGIIYTPILVRHREELAEGDIDFAELAAPPMTLSPDVDVSDAIDQFQAENQELALVIEDGDVVGLVTVTDLLEAVMGDIEDPLDQETGKLRGG from the coding sequence ATGGGACCTCTCGAGATTAGCGGGCGAGTACTGGCCGGAATCCTTCTCATCGCATTGAACGCGTTTTTCGTTGCGACCGAGTTCGGCCTCACTCGCGCTCGGCAGTATCCGAAGTCGGAGTTCGATACCCCCTCACTTGAACTTGCCTGGGAGATGACCGAGGACCTTGAGTTCTATCTCACCTCGTGTCAGATCTGGATCTCCGGGACGAGTATCGCGCTGGGAATCGTGGCAGAGCCAGGCTTAGCAGCGTTATTCGAGCCACTATTCGAAAATACGGTGCTCGCATCAGTCGGCGCCGGCTCAATGCTTGGGTTCTTGCTCATTAATCTGATCCATCTGACTCATGGCGAACAAACACCGACATACCTCGGCGTCGAACGGTCGAAACAGGTCTGTAAGTACGGAGCGCGGCCGCTGTACTGGTTTGCCAAGGTGCTCGCTCCGGCGATTTGGTTCGGCGATTGGATCGCAAAAAAGACGCTGGGTCTATTCGGTATCGAGATGACAGGCGCTTGGCGCGAGACCGAACAGGACGTCATCAAGTCCCGAGCCGACCTTCGGAATCAGCTTGGCTCAGTCCTTGACGAAGGAAACCTCTCGGACGAACGTCGCGAGGAAGTGATGAATGCCTTCCAGATCGGTGACCAGCCTATTAGGGAGTTGATGGTACCCCCCGAGGAGTTCGTCGTACTGTCTATCGAAGACGATCCCGAAGAGAACTTCAAAAAGATGGAAGACCGTCCGCAGACTCGCTACCCGCTGATCGGCGAGGAGCTAACCGACTTTCAGGGCATCATCTATACGCCGATCCTGGTTCGGCATCGTGAGGAGTTGGCGGAGGGCGACATCGACTTCGCCGAACTGGCAGCGCCACCGATGACGCTCTCCCCCGACGTAGACGTCAGCGACGCGATCGATCAGTTCCAGGCGGAAAATCAGGAACTCGCGCTCGTGATCGAAGACGGCGACGTCGTTGGACTAGTGACTGTAACAGACCTGCTCGAGGCAGTTATGGGAGATATCGAAGATCCGCTTGACCAGGAGACAGGTAAACTACGAGGTGGATGA
- a CDS encoding RNA ligase family protein, with product MKKYPSIPRVKDAPSRLFDEGHLWLLEKVDGANFRFQLQQSGLIQFGDRSRWFADPGAVPEPYQHAVRHIQEHLDRNALRHAVTDVEDVVFFGEAMHQHTVEYEWDRVPSFLGFDIWSAETTEFYPPDTVEQIFEQLGLHPVNVIERERRARDFDPEAYAVPQSAWYDGPAEGVVIRNKRGGRAKLLHPAFQDVDEAVPVAVSAPKLAAEFATERRMEKLAVKIENREQPVTVETLYERVLEDIVREEHKRLYHSGESVDMGTFRSEVGRLVRQFLETR from the coding sequence TTGAAGAAATATCCCTCAATTCCGCGCGTGAAGGACGCTCCAAGCCGTCTTTTCGACGAGGGACATTTATGGCTTCTCGAGAAGGTTGACGGGGCAAACTTCCGTTTCCAACTGCAGCAATCGGGACTAATCCAGTTCGGTGACCGGAGCCGGTGGTTTGCGGATCCAGGGGCGGTTCCCGAACCCTACCAACACGCTGTTCGACACATTCAGGAACATCTCGATCGAAACGCGCTTCGACACGCCGTCACCGATGTAGAGGATGTGGTCTTCTTCGGTGAGGCGATGCACCAGCACACGGTTGAGTACGAATGGGATCGTGTCCCGTCTTTTCTCGGCTTCGATATCTGGTCCGCTGAAACGACCGAGTTCTACCCACCCGATACTGTCGAACAAATCTTCGAACAGCTTGGGCTCCATCCTGTGAACGTGATCGAACGAGAACGACGTGCAAGAGATTTCGATCCGGAAGCGTATGCGGTGCCGCAATCAGCGTGGTACGACGGACCCGCTGAAGGAGTTGTGATCCGAAATAAACGGGGAGGACGGGCAAAACTCCTCCATCCAGCGTTTCAAGACGTCGACGAGGCGGTGCCGGTTGCTGTATCGGCCCCGAAATTAGCCGCGGAGTTCGCCACGGAACGACGGATGGAGAAGCTCGCGGTCAAAATCGAAAATCGAGAGCAGCCCGTTACCGTCGAGACGCTCTACGAGCGCGTTCTCGAGGATATCGTCCGCGAAGAGCACAAGCGATTGTATCACAGCGGTGAAAGCGTCGATATGGGTACATTCCGATCAGAAGTCGGACGGTTGGTGCGCCAATTCCTCGAGACCCGATAA
- a CDS encoding RNA-guided endonuclease InsQ/TnpB family protein → MTELTETLELKFVEPNAHKHRKLCETKQAYQDALEAAFNANCTTQSAANDVVVNYDLSGYAKNALKKYVPQLCGGCYDAKELHDDHPVRFTNEGPKLDHKQQNAIEWYVKIPHHDDYHLWLPAQPNPEQREWLEALHAGDAKMGECRLFDRDDEWYFHIVATRDVEERETSSAETPIGVDIGEASLVTVCHRDERGSPATPNLWNDEGKRVRQLRETYFTATRRLQQRGSERIAESYGDSLWQRIDDILHTVTSEVVAYADQFENPVLVLEDLTHIRENMDYGSFMNRRLHGWGFAKMHAQLRYKAAEKGIRVETVNPVYTSKSCHCCGETGYRPDQATFKCSNSECLVSEYQADVNAALNIADRYLSGESHSREHTNGDDSAEEGGRLTGPQDSQADAEAQQLTRGSYAS, encoded by the coding sequence GTGACCGAACTCACCGAGACGCTGGAACTGAAGTTTGTGGAACCGAACGCTCACAAACATCGAAAACTCTGCGAGACGAAACAGGCGTACCAAGACGCACTCGAAGCCGCGTTCAACGCCAACTGTACCACACAGTCGGCGGCCAACGACGTGGTGGTCAACTACGACCTGAGCGGGTACGCGAAGAACGCCCTCAAAAAGTACGTCCCGCAACTCTGTGGTGGATGTTACGATGCGAAAGAGCTTCACGACGACCACCCTGTTCGGTTTACGAACGAAGGCCCAAAGCTCGACCACAAGCAACAGAACGCTATTGAGTGGTACGTCAAAATCCCCCACCACGACGACTACCACCTCTGGCTTCCCGCCCAGCCGAATCCCGAACAGCGGGAGTGGTTGGAAGCGTTGCACGCAGGGGACGCAAAGATGGGTGAGTGTCGGCTATTCGACCGTGACGATGAATGGTACTTCCACATCGTCGCCACGCGAGACGTCGAGGAACGAGAAACCAGTTCGGCGGAGACGCCGATTGGGGTAGACATCGGGGAAGCCTCTTTAGTAACGGTGTGTCACCGTGACGAGCGTGGCTCCCCGGCTACACCCAACCTCTGGAACGACGAAGGTAAGCGAGTTCGGCAACTCCGTGAAACGTACTTTACGGCGACTCGACGCCTTCAACAACGCGGAAGCGAACGCATCGCCGAGTCGTACGGGGATTCGCTCTGGCAACGGATTGACGACATCCTCCACACGGTCACATCGGAGGTCGTCGCCTACGCCGACCAATTCGAGAACCCCGTATTGGTTTTAGAAGACTTGACGCACATCCGTGAGAACATGGACTACGGTTCGTTCATGAACCGCCGGTTGCACGGATGGGGCTTCGCAAAGATGCACGCCCAACTCCGCTACAAAGCGGCTGAGAAAGGGATTCGTGTGGAGACGGTGAATCCCGTGTATACTTCGAAGTCGTGTCACTGTTGTGGAGAGACGGGCTACCGTCCCGATCAAGCGACGTTCAAGTGTTCCAACTCGGAGTGTTTGGTCTCGGAGTACCAAGCAGATGTTAACGCCGCGCTCAATATCGCAGACCGCTACCTCAGCGGAGAGAGCCATTCAAGAGAACACACGAATGGCGATGACTCGGCTGAGGAAGGGGGCCGTTTGACCGGCCCACAAGACAGCCAAGCCGATGCTGAAGCCCAGCAATTGACGCGTGGATCGTATGCGTCTTGA
- the tnpA gene encoding IS200/IS605 family transposase: MKTTRHATYNLNYHIVWLPKYRNSVLGNEAEDRVRRILHEIAGEKGLEIIDLTVQSDHVHLFVSGPPKHAPSLLANWFKGISSRKYNHRYADHDGEKIKWARGYYAGTAGHVSSETVEKYIQRHEEDEQ, from the coding sequence ATGAAGACCACACGGCACGCCACGTACAACCTCAACTACCATATAGTGTGGTTGCCCAAGTACCGCAACTCGGTACTGGGTAACGAGGCCGAAGATCGTGTGCGTCGAATCCTCCACGAAATCGCCGGCGAGAAAGGATTGGAGATTATCGACCTCACCGTCCAATCCGACCACGTTCACCTGTTTGTAAGCGGTCCACCGAAGCACGCACCGTCGCTTCTCGCCAATTGGTTCAAGGGCATCAGTTCACGGAAGTACAATCACCGATACGCCGACCACGACGGCGAGAAAATCAAGTGGGCTCGCGGCTACTACGCGGGGACAGCAGGGCACGTCTCCAGTGAGACTGTCGAGAAGTACATCCAGCGTCACGAGGAGGACGAACAGTGA
- a CDS encoding CopG family ribbon-helix-helix protein: MTERLRDDLDTFAKEHGYSGRSEVIREACQSLLEEYQVTEYEGRRVLATVTAVFGYDEPEIERQMMGIRHEFETSIRSNSHNCLDGNAGCVETFVIEAAYDDILRFIGTVRGADESVSVEYTVVPVDVIHSASAYPRLQARVER, from the coding sequence ATGACCGAGCGACTCCGGGACGATCTCGATACGTTTGCGAAAGAACACGGCTACAGCGGACGAAGTGAGGTGATTCGCGAAGCGTGCCAATCACTACTCGAGGAGTACCAAGTGACCGAGTATGAGGGCCGACGGGTATTGGCAACCGTTACCGCCGTTTTCGGATACGATGAACCGGAGATCGAACGCCAGATGATGGGTATTCGCCACGAATTCGAAACATCGATCCGGTCGAACTCACACAACTGCCTCGACGGCAACGCAGGCTGTGTTGAGACGTTCGTCATCGAAGCTGCGTACGACGACATCTTGCGGTTTATTGGAACCGTTCGAGGAGCGGATGAGTCAGTCTCAGTCGAATACACGGTTGTTCCCGTTGATGTGATACATAGTGCGAGCGCATACCCGCGTCTTCAGGCGCGGGTCGAGCGGTAG
- a CDS encoding NAD(P)/FAD-dependent oxidoreductase, whose translation MERGETNTRETEPDYDVIIVGAGPAGLSAALQLGRSLRSVLICDNDEPRNGPAAEAHGYLTRDGISPQELRRLGREEVSTYGGEFRDAQVTNISRDDDGFTSTLKTGETVTSRKVVLATGISDVLPDTDGFEELWGNGVHHCPYCHGYEVRNEPLGVLVRTSEVVEYAKLIYNLSEDLVVFTDGQDVFDEEIRSAFVEQEIEIEDEPITALNGSDGLESVSLSDGRDIARHALFYPPPMKQHSELSEQLGLQVNQVGLVETERSQHGAGFTSVDGLFVAGDASSGLAPSIPSAVADGSEVGATVNMELSGEAFEGKK comes from the coding sequence ATGGAGAGGGGAGAGACCAATACGAGGGAAACGGAACCGGATTACGATGTGATCATCGTCGGTGCTGGACCTGCGGGTCTGAGTGCTGCACTCCAGTTGGGACGCTCGCTTCGGAGTGTTTTGATCTGCGACAACGACGAGCCCCGCAACGGTCCAGCAGCCGAAGCTCACGGGTATCTGACGCGAGATGGCATCTCCCCACAGGAACTCCGCCGCCTCGGTCGTGAGGAGGTGTCGACATACGGCGGCGAGTTCCGAGATGCGCAGGTGACGAATATCTCCAGAGACGATGACGGATTTACGAGTACGCTCAAGACCGGCGAGACGGTCACGAGTCGGAAGGTCGTTCTGGCGACTGGTATTAGTGACGTACTCCCCGATACTGATGGGTTCGAGGAGCTATGGGGGAACGGGGTGCATCACTGTCCCTACTGCCACGGCTACGAAGTTCGGAATGAACCGCTTGGGGTCCTCGTCAGGACCTCAGAGGTGGTGGAGTACGCGAAGCTCATCTACAATCTGAGTGAGGACCTCGTGGTGTTCACCGACGGACAGGACGTCTTCGATGAGGAAATACGGTCGGCGTTCGTCGAGCAAGAGATCGAGATCGAAGACGAACCGATTACCGCACTCAACGGCTCCGACGGGCTTGAAAGCGTCTCGCTCTCGGATGGTCGCGATATAGCCCGCCACGCCCTCTTCTACCCGCCACCGATGAAGCAACACAGCGAGCTTTCTGAACAGCTTGGCCTCCAAGTGAACCAGGTTGGGCTCGTCGAAACGGAGCGGTCACAACACGGTGCAGGATTTACGTCAGTCGACGGATTATTCGTCGCTGGCGACGCCTCGAGCGGCTTGGCTCCCTCGATTCCGTCCGCCGTTGCCGATGGGTCCGAGGTCGGTGCGACCGTTAATATGGAACTCTCCGGTGAGGCGTTCGAGGGGAAGAAGTGA
- the lrp gene encoding HTH-type transcriptional regulator Lrp has product MVHEHLDQKMVNALLGDGRASLRSLAEELDVSVTTISNHLSALEDEGVIEGYTPKINYDECGYDVTAIIQLRVEGHALPEVTEALREHRQMISVYEVTGDHDIIAIGKFKDTDGMNDQIKSILSDPDISASNTSVVLNAVTENEQFELDVPEDE; this is encoded by the coding sequence ATGGTACACGAACACCTTGATCAAAAGATGGTGAACGCACTCCTCGGCGACGGACGAGCAAGCCTTCGAAGCCTCGCTGAGGAGTTGGATGTGTCAGTGACGACTATTTCGAATCACCTCTCTGCTCTCGAGGATGAAGGTGTGATCGAGGGATATACTCCGAAAATAAACTACGATGAGTGCGGGTACGACGTCACTGCCATCATTCAGCTCAGAGTCGAGGGCCACGCTCTTCCCGAAGTCACCGAAGCACTCCGGGAACACCGCCAGATGATATCCGTCTACGAAGTGACGGGCGACCACGATATTATCGCGATCGGGAAATTCAAAGACACGGACGGGATGAACGATCAGATCAAGTCCATCCTCTCGGATCCTGATATCTCGGCCTCGAATACGAGCGTCGTCCTCAACGCCGTTACCGAAAACGAGCAATTCGAGCTAGACGTTCCGGAGGACGAATAG
- a CDS encoding VOC family protein: MAIKRLDNVLIVVEDLEAAKAFFSELGMQLEGETRVEGEWVDRVVGLKNVQNDIAMMRTPDGHGRIELAKFITPEATRDGSEEPAVNTLGIRRIMFTVDDIDEVLDRLRSHGAELVDEIAQYEDEYRLCYVRGPEGIIVGLAEELDGA, translated from the coding sequence ATGGCCATCAAGCGACTGGACAACGTCCTCATCGTGGTCGAAGACCTCGAAGCTGCGAAGGCGTTCTTCTCGGAACTCGGTATGCAGCTAGAGGGGGAGACGCGTGTCGAAGGAGAGTGGGTAGACCGCGTCGTGGGGCTCAAGAACGTCCAGAACGACATCGCCATGATGCGGACCCCCGACGGCCACGGCCGCATCGAGCTCGCGAAATTCATCACGCCCGAGGCCACCCGCGACGGATCCGAGGAACCGGCGGTGAACACACTGGGGATCCGCCGTATCATGTTCACCGTCGACGACATCGACGAAGTCCTCGACCGCCTCCGCTCCCACGGAGCCGAACTCGTGGACGAAATCGCCCAGTACGAAGACGAGTACCGCCTCTGCTATGTGCGTGGTCCCGAAGGCATTATCGTCGGGTTGGCTGAGGAGCTCGACGGAGCCTAG
- a CDS encoding isocitrate lyase/PEP mutase family protein, producing MTDAGATLRERLERDELLTCPGVHDPLTAGVADAIGFDAIYMTGYGTSLSKTGYPDAGFITMPEMINNAANIQERIDVPLIADSDNGYGNATNVVRTVREYIKAGVGAIHIEDQTFPKRCGHTKGRQVIPREEAVGKIEAAADVRDDRAEDFVLIARTDARGTGDGSLDEAIGRVNDFLEVGADIAFVEGPTDESELERIGREVDGPIVYNFVGDLGSSPYVDLSSLEEWGFDLVIFPIAATLSTIANVHADLSAFAEDPVAAMRDIDDEFNEQPVGSLHEFAGFPEVVEWERQYLPDDEQNKYDGSLGDDPETE from the coding sequence ATGACTGACGCCGGTGCAACACTGCGAGAGCGCCTCGAGCGTGACGAACTATTGACCTGTCCCGGTGTCCACGACCCGCTCACGGCTGGCGTCGCCGACGCCATAGGCTTCGACGCCATCTACATGACCGGGTATGGGACATCACTCTCGAAAACCGGCTATCCCGATGCCGGTTTTATCACGATGCCAGAGATGATCAACAACGCCGCGAACATTCAGGAGCGGATCGATGTCCCGCTTATCGCAGATTCAGACAACGGGTACGGCAACGCGACGAACGTTGTCCGGACCGTTCGGGAGTACATCAAAGCTGGCGTTGGCGCCATCCATATCGAAGACCAGACGTTCCCGAAGCGGTGTGGGCATACAAAAGGACGACAGGTCATCCCACGAGAGGAAGCAGTTGGAAAGATCGAAGCTGCCGCCGACGTCCGAGACGACCGTGCTGAAGACTTCGTTCTCATTGCCCGGACTGATGCCCGTGGCACCGGTGATGGCTCGCTCGACGAGGCGATCGGTCGTGTGAACGATTTCCTCGAGGTCGGCGCTGATATTGCGTTCGTCGAGGGGCCGACCGACGAATCAGAACTCGAGCGCATCGGCCGTGAAGTCGACGGACCAATTGTCTACAACTTCGTAGGCGATCTCGGCTCTTCACCGTACGTTGATCTCTCGTCGCTCGAGGAGTGGGGGTTCGACCTCGTCATATTTCCTATTGCCGCAACGCTATCGACCATCGCAAACGTCCACGCCGATCTAAGCGCTTTCGCTGAGGATCCAGTGGCAGCGATGCGAGATATCGACGACGAGTTCAACGAACAACCGGTCGGAAGTCTCCACGAGTTTGCCGGATTCCCTGAAGTCGTTGAGTGGGAGCGACAGTATCTTCCTGATGATGAGCAGAACAAATACGACGGCTCATTAGGTGATGACCCGGAGACCGAGTGA
- a CDS encoding isochorismatase family protein: MDWPTDIDAGYDEDDFGTSVGLGDRPALLVIDLINAFTDPDTSLGSDVTGVLEQTDRLLERFREHDLPRYFTAVAFEESYGDAGRFIEKVPALRELQLGTEAVEVDDRVAPVGDERVILKKYASAFFGTDLQTELTTQGVDTLVLAGVTTSGCVRATAVDSLQHGYRTIVPADAVGDRADGPHLANLYDIDAKYGDVVTTDSVLEYLSTNV, translated from the coding sequence ATGGATTGGCCAACCGATATTGACGCCGGCTACGACGAGGACGACTTCGGCACGAGCGTCGGCCTCGGCGACCGGCCCGCACTACTAGTCATCGATCTGATAAACGCCTTCACCGACCCCGATACCAGTCTCGGATCGGATGTTACCGGCGTGCTCGAACAGACTGACCGCCTGCTCGAGCGCTTCCGGGAACACGATCTGCCCCGATATTTCACGGCCGTGGCGTTCGAAGAGTCTTACGGCGATGCCGGACGATTCATCGAGAAAGTACCCGCATTACGAGAATTGCAACTCGGAACCGAAGCGGTCGAAGTGGACGATCGAGTTGCACCCGTAGGTGACGAGCGAGTCATCCTGAAAAAGTATGCAAGTGCATTCTTCGGAACGGATCTGCAAACGGAGCTAACGACACAGGGTGTGGACACGCTCGTTCTCGCTGGCGTTACGACGAGTGGCTGTGTCCGAGCAACGGCTGTCGATAGTCTTCAGCACGGCTACCGAACCATCGTTCCGGCTGACGCGGTCGGTGACCGCGCTGACGGACCACACCTGGCGAATCTCTACGATATCGACGCGAAATACGGCGACGTCGTTACAACTGATAGCGTACTCGAATACCTCTCAACCAATGTATAA
- a CDS encoding hydantoinase B/oxoprolinase family protein translates to MSSSTPAFVGEHDIDQTTLDIIESTLSNTRDEMDRVVETTAISPVIREQSDQFPLIADAEGRMVMGQFGSAIDTILANSPFEREDLEDGDVIATNDPYMCAGAVSHTPDMLLLRPIFYEDDLVGFSSQWGNLMDVGGKTPGSMPVQASTIFEEGMRLPPVKLYKQGEIDSELLRSFAHNTRLPEHAEADIKALAAGTKAAETRVHELCDRFGKETYVEACDAILDRTRNGMVDLIHEFIPEGERYTFEDYVDDDGMGNGPIKLHLEIYREGETVYLDWTGTDEQVPGTVNFLLNEKMFKMFTGVFLIMAFDPLLTFNDGYYDLFEVTLPEGSVIQPEFPASLGNRLPLMARQFDVLQATFSKLIDGFSVAGSYGTSPNLVYAGTDSDGNEFQMLEILYGGIPARPGGDGLDGHSWWPLFRTVPAEYQEAYYPLTIDEYSTRADTGGAGEFRGGHGITKIYTFEEDGAITFQDDRAHTYPWGVDGGKHAQTSEKKLIRADGTEAELPSKVENVAVEARDKLVFSTAGGGGLGDPLEREAAVVAEEVERGLLTETAARSDFGVVLTENGTVDEAVTDDQRDEIRANRDGLQKFDYGPLPDDETLEARIADERRTFENRNN, encoded by the coding sequence ATGAGCAGTTCAACACCAGCGTTCGTCGGCGAACACGATATCGATCAGACGACGCTCGATATTATCGAGAGTACGCTTTCGAATACCCGCGACGAGATGGATCGGGTCGTCGAAACGACGGCAATCAGTCCAGTCATCCGCGAACAGTCCGACCAGTTCCCGCTCATCGCAGATGCGGAGGGACGAATGGTCATGGGGCAGTTCGGTTCAGCGATTGACACCATCCTCGCGAACTCGCCGTTCGAGCGCGAGGACCTCGAGGACGGTGACGTGATCGCAACTAACGATCCCTACATGTGTGCCGGTGCCGTCTCGCACACGCCAGACATGCTCCTGTTGCGCCCAATCTTCTACGAGGACGACCTCGTGGGCTTTTCGAGCCAGTGGGGCAACCTGATGGATGTCGGTGGCAAGACCCCCGGCAGTATGCCCGTGCAGGCGAGTACGATCTTCGAAGAGGGGATGCGACTGCCGCCGGTCAAACTCTACAAGCAAGGTGAGATCGACAGCGAACTGCTCCGCTCGTTCGCCCACAACACGCGGCTCCCTGAGCACGCAGAAGCCGACATCAAAGCGCTAGCTGCAGGGACGAAGGCGGCAGAAACTCGCGTTCACGAGCTCTGTGATCGTTTCGGCAAGGAGACGTATGTGGAAGCCTGTGATGCCATCCTCGACCGCACCCGGAACGGGATGGTCGACCTTATTCACGAGTTCATTCCTGAGGGTGAACGCTACACCTTCGAAGATTACGTCGACGACGATGGGATGGGCAACGGTCCCATCAAACTCCACCTCGAAATTTACCGGGAGGGCGAGACGGTCTATCTCGACTGGACCGGTACGGACGAGCAGGTGCCGGGTACGGTGAACTTCCTGCTGAATGAGAAGATGTTCAAAATGTTCACCGGAGTCTTCCTCATCATGGCATTTGACCCGTTGCTCACGTTCAACGACGGCTACTACGACCTCTTCGAAGTGACTCTGCCCGAAGGATCGGTCATTCAGCCGGAGTTCCCAGCATCGCTGGGGAATCGCCTGCCACTCATGGCCCGGCAGTTCGACGTCCTGCAGGCGACCTTCTCGAAGCTCATCGACGGGTTCTCCGTGGCGGGCAGCTACGGGACGTCGCCGAATCTCGTCTACGCAGGAACGGACTCGGACGGAAACGAATTCCAGATGCTCGAAATTCTCTACGGCGGTATTCCGGCCCGGCCGGGCGGTGACGGACTCGACGGTCACTCCTGGTGGCCGCTATTTCGGACGGTCCCCGCCGAGTATCAGGAAGCCTACTACCCGCTAACGATCGACGAGTACAGCACCCGTGCTGATACTGGCGGTGCCGGCGAGTTCCGCGGCGGTCACGGGATTACAAAGATATACACTTTCGAGGAAGACGGTGCAATCACGTTCCAAGACGACCGTGCACACACGTATCCGTGGGGCGTCGATGGCGGCAAGCACGCCCAAACAAGCGAGAAGAAACTGATTCGGGCCGATGGGACCGAAGCGGAACTCCCATCGAAAGTCGAAAACGTGGCCGTAGAGGCACGTGACAAACTCGTCTTCAGCACTGCTGGTGGCGGTGGACTCGGAGATCCGCTCGAGCGTGAGGCCGCCGTCGTCGCCGAAGAAGTCGAACGCGGACTTCTCACCGAAACGGCTGCCCGATCGGACTTCGGCGTTGTCCTCACCGAGAACGGTACCGTCGATGAGGCAGTCACTGACGACCAACGCGATGAGATTCGGGCGAACCGTGACGGTCTCCAGAAGTTCGATTACGGTCCGTTACCGGACGACGAAACGCTAGAAGCACGTATCGCCGACGAGCGCCGGACGTTCGAGAATCGAAACAACTGA